The following proteins are co-located in the Dromiciops gliroides isolate mDroGli1 chromosome 2, mDroGli1.pri, whole genome shotgun sequence genome:
- the CEBPZOS gene encoding protein CEBPZOS produces the protein MAPPNELLARKIFKGILAFELLGITGAYFLFYKMNTNQDFRHTMSRRFPLILEVYYKSNEWAGLYGIREHDQEAWLNRKN, from the exons ATGGCTCCCCCAAATGAATTGTTGGCAAGAAAGATATTTAAAGGAATTTTAGCCTTCGAACTTCTTGGGATCACTGGagcatattttctattttataaaatgaacaCAAATCAag attTCAGGCATACAATGAGTAGGAGATTTCCCTTAATCTTGGAAG tttattaCAAATCCAATGAATGGGCTGGACTCTATGGAATAAGGGAACATGATCAAGAAGCATGGTTAAACCGAAAAAATTAG